The genomic DNA AGGATCAACTCATTACAGCATGGTCTTTTACCATGTAAAGAAGCAAGTGGAACCTGGATCACTCTTACAGCGTTTTGTGGATGGTGACGATGAGTTTCGTAACACTAGGTTGAAGCTCATACCCTCTGTCcctaaggtttcttctctccACTTAAATCTCTCTATTTATCTATCAATCTATCTATCAATCCTCAGTTTTCACCATCTATCTAATATCCTTTTAATGAATTCTAACACAGGGCTCATGGATTGTTCGGCAAAGTGTTGGGAGCTCGCCGTGTTTACTGGGTAAAGCAGTTGACTGCACCTACATTCGCGGAGAAAAGTACTTGGAAGTAAGACCTAAAATACAATGCAATGTAGAAAAAAATGGATATGGTAATCAATATTTGGTTTTGAAGAAAGATAGAATGATGATTGTGCAGATAGATGTGGATATTGGTTCTTCGACAGTGGCTAATGGAGTGTTAGGGCTCGTCTTTGGTGTAATCACATCCTTGGTAGTTGATATGGCATTTCTAATACAGGTAAAAACTTTAAATCTCATACGACCCTTCCTGAAAAGATTGTTTCAGCTTACAGTTTGGCGTTTTTGCAGGCTATAGGTAGCGATGAGCTTCCAGAACGGCTCATTGGCGCTGTTCGAATTGCACATATCGAACTCTCTTCTGCAGTCTTGGCAGATATTCCAGATACTCCTCCATCAGAATGACTGCTTCAACTTATGCTGCATCCATTCATGCATCATGTTCTTTCTTGCAACTTCACCTGCTATTGACATTCAGAATAGGAACTGCAGGAAGCTTGTTCATTTACACGTCAATACTCGAAACTTCGCCTGTATTCTTAGACATATCTATCCACTCTTTAACCTCATTTTTGAGTTTTACTAGGCTAAGATTGTTTATCATGTTGAGCATGCACTTGTTACCTATACCTTTTTGGTGCTTTTGAGAATTTGTAAGGATTAAGAAATCAAACAGATAGCAAATGAATGTATTGTCTAGAAAGTGAAGTCTTTCATTCCACTTACCATATTACCTCACTCTCTGTCCCCTAAAGTCATCAAAGTTGCATaatgcacaaaaaaaaaaaacaatcaactgCATGAGACAACTATATATACAAACatcaaatttgaagaaaggaattGCAATACCAACAAAACCTGAACTGAGAAAAACACGATCCTTCTACCAGAAAGGCCTACAAAATATTTGGTACCTGTGCAGCGAGTTTTTGCTGCAACTCCTTTATCTTCGAGCATAGCTCGACCTTCTGCTCCTTGTATCTCTGGAGCAAGAAATCCTTCCCGTCTATGACTTCCTTGAGCTCTTGCACTTGCTTCTTCAACATCTCTATCCTCTCTCTTTCGATGTTACCTTTCACTACTCTGACACAGTTCACTTCTATATCATCAATGCTATCAGCGTACCCATTTGTGAACCCATTGGCCATTTCTTGATGGCCATTTTTTGCGTCTACTGGTTTCTCAGAGGAGACAGACTCTGACAGACAATGATTAGCAATGACCTTTCTCAATTGCTGGATCTCTCTTTCAGAAGTGAACAAATCCCTACTGGTACAATCTAGTTGAGCCTGCATATGTGCTGATTGGGAGAATTGAATATTGAGAGAATTCTGAAGTTCTGTTATTTGGGCCTGCATTTCCATTATCATCTCATCCCGTCTCTTAATTTGCTGCCGCAGTTTTTGTATCACCTCCCTTTTGCTATAGGCATCAGATCCAGATTCAGAGACACAAGGGGAATCCGAGCTGTTCGAGTGGTGCAACTGCTTCCTAGGCATCTCAAGACAATCAGGAGATGATATCCACAACATACTTCCGCTACCTTTATTTGGTTCTTCAGATGGGATTTCAACTAATGGAAGAGAGACATCTGAAGCATTCTTTACTAAGCTATTAGGATGCTTGGTAACAACTGCAGAATATCAATCATACAGCAGAGAATACCACTTTAGTTATGTTGCATAATTGCCAACACTATGAGGTAAAACTAGACATTTAGGCAATATTTATTTGAATAGAAAGAAAGGAGGGGGAAGAGGAGGAAAGTGTTAAAAGATTCATGCTTCATGTGCAATTATATGATCCTTTACATTTTCATCCACCTCACCCTCCTAGTTTTCCACCTAAGGAACCTAGCCTCATGATAGATGAGTCATTAGGCTAAACACTGAAGCACCAAAACTGAATGAGCAATCTCATAATTATAGGCTTTTAAAACAGTTGATTGTGTTTCTAATCTTGGAACGTTATCAAAATAA from Zingiber officinale cultivar Zhangliang chromosome 4A, Zo_v1.1, whole genome shotgun sequence includes the following:
- the LOC121969865 gene encoding uncharacterized protein LOC121969865 isoform X2; amino-acid sequence: MNPKTNAPIQRGQKLNHVHQEGINWVLIAGSALLSALTIKLGFKVRQAFETRRQNLANQDARSISKKSMGACKVHRNLHNLNHVEEVCNFCLSVVTKHPNSLVKNASDVSLPLVEIPSEEPNKGSGSMLWISSPDCLEMPRKQLHHSNSSDSPCVSESGSDAYSKREVIQKLRQQIKRRDEMIMEMQAQITELQNSLNIQFSQSAHMQAQLDCTSRDLFTSEREIQQLRKVIANHCLSESVSSEKPVDAKNGHQEMANGFTNGYADSIDDIEVNCVRVVKGNIERERIEMLKKQVQELKEVIDGKDFLLQRYKEQKVELCSKIKELQQKLAAQVPNIL
- the LOC121969865 gene encoding uncharacterized protein LOC121969865 isoform X1, giving the protein MNPKTNAPIQRGQKLNHVHQEGINWVLIAGSALLSALTIKLGFKVRQAFETRRQNLANQEDARSISKKSMGACKVHRNLHNLNHVEEVCNFCLSVVTKHPNSLVKNASDVSLPLVEIPSEEPNKGSGSMLWISSPDCLEMPRKQLHHSNSSDSPCVSESGSDAYSKREVIQKLRQQIKRRDEMIMEMQAQITELQNSLNIQFSQSAHMQAQLDCTSRDLFTSEREIQQLRKVIANHCLSESVSSEKPVDAKNGHQEMANGFTNGYADSIDDIEVNCVRVVKGNIERERIEMLKKQVQELKEVIDGKDFLLQRYKEQKVELCSKIKELQQKLAAQVPNIL